In Nostoc punctiforme PCC 73102, the genomic stretch AAGATTAAAAGCAATAGTAGCTAATCAAGGACGGGTGATATTAGCGATCGATGGAATGCAGCCAGAAATTGGACATGAAGTATTATGGGTAATTCGAGATTGCTTATCAGGAGAAATAATACTTGCTAAAACCTTATTATCATCAAGAAATGAAGATTTAGTGGCGTTATTATTAGAAGTAACTAATACTTTGGATGTACCAATTGATGGAGTTGTTAGTGATGGGCAACAATCAATTCGTAAAGCTGTTAGGTTAGCATTACCTAGAATTGCTCACGGTTTATGTCATTACCATTATCTGAAAGAAGCAATTAAACCCATATATGAGGCAGA encodes the following:
- a CDS encoding ISNCY family transposase, with translation MILAIDGMQPEIGHEVLWVIRDCLSGEIILAKTLLSSRNEDLVALLLEVTNTLDVPIDGVVSDGQQSIRKAVRLALPRIAHGLCHYHYLKEAIKPIYEADRHAKKELKKKVRGLRDIERSITNETQEMATIIEDYCSAVRSSITNDGHPPLEASGLKLQENLTLIEQSLERMEKKVL